GACTTCGCGCGCAAGATCCGCGCGACGCTGTCGGACCAGGAGATCGCCTCCGTCTACCGCGCCATCGGGCAACCGAGAACCGATGCGCCTCTCGCGGATTTCCTGACGCCGCTCGACTCGCCGCGCAAGCCCATGATCGGCTCGACCGATATCGGCGACGTGAGCTGGGTGGTGCCCACCGTTCAGGCGCATGCGCCGACGGTCGCGATCGGCACGCCGTTCCATACATGGCAGGTCGTGGCCCAGGGCAAGATGCCGGCCGCGCACAAGGCGATGGTGCATGTCGCCAAGGCCATGGCCGCAACCGGCATGGCGGCGATCACTGATCCGTCCCTGATGGCCGCCGCCAAGGCCGATCTTGCGCAGAGGACACGGGAAACACCCTATGTGAGCCCGCTGCGCGAGGGCGTCGAGCCGCCCCTGGACATGTCGCGCAATTAGAGCTGCTTCCACTTACGTGGAACTAACTCTTGGCACTGCTGAGCTGCATTCCCGGCGAAACGGATCCGTCTCACCGGGAATGCGCGGCCGCCTGGCGATGGTCACTCGTCAGGCTTTTTTGCAGCCACCCATTGCTCCTCGAAGTTCGGAGCGAGAGACAGGCTCGCCGGTGGGACAGCTTTCGGCGGGGGGCTGTGAACAGCCGACACGAGGTAGTGCAGCGCGGCCTTGAGACCCGCATTCGTGTAAGGCTTCGCAATGACCCCGATCGCGCCGGAGAAGTCGTCCGGGATGCGCTTCACATTGGCGGTCATGAACACCACGGCCGTGCCCGTATTTTGCGTGATGAAGCGGCCAAGCTCGACCCCGACCGGACCGTCGGTGAGATGGATATCGACGAGCGCGAGGTCGGCGTGGACCTCCTTGGAAACGTCTACGGCCTCGGGGTACGATGTGGCCGTGCCCACCACCTGATGGCCCTCGCCTTCAAGGAACATCTCAAGCTCCATCAGGAGCAACGCCTCGTCTTCGACGATCATGATGCGGAGGGGGCGATCGATGCTCATTCTGCCCGCGTGAGCTCCTCAATGGCGCAGGCCGAAGGCCTGCAGGCTGGTTCCGGCGCCGAGCGGCACGGTTCACCGAGGGAAAAGTGGCACGACTCTATCAGTTCCATCCGGTGCGGGTTACTTCTGCTTGTCATGCGGATCCGGCTTCTTCAGGTTCGGGGGAGACGCGGGGGATGGTCCCTTGAAGAGGAAGTCCTGCCGAGCCTGCAGAATACTTTCGGCCCTCGACACGACATCGTCCACGCGCTTGGCAAATCCATGCATCGGAAGCTTCAACATCGCTTTGCTCCTGTCTAAACGGCCTTAGCCCCCGCAAGCCCGGTCACCGCCCCGAAAGGCCGGTCAGTGATCGACTCGAATCCGCTCTCCTGCCCTGGCGATCAGCTCTACGGCCGCGGCGAGCTCGTCCTCGTCGAACTCGGAGCAACCGCGGCTGGCGACAACGGAACGGCTGGCGTGAGAATAGATTTCCAGCCAGAAAGACGGCATCCCGACAAGGCAGGTTTCCGACGGCGCCTCGGTCAGTCGCGCCTCCATGGCACCGGCCCGGATCACGGTCACGGTGCGCGATCCGTTTCGTTCGTTCGATGTGCCCGCAAGCCGGAAATACGCGCGGATGATCCCCTGCTCAATCTCGTCGGCGTCGGTCCTGGTCCAGCGTATCGCCGCCGGTGCGGGATAGGGCTGACCTCCATTCCGGCCGCTCATGCGATGAAATTCTGGTGCCCGCAGGACTTTCAGTTTTTGTCGCATCCTTCGCCGCCTCTTTGAGGATCGCTTGGTCGATCCGTGCCGACGCGGTTCGCCAGGCATGAAACACGCGACGGCAGATCCGACCCAAACCCATTCCCTGCACTGCCATCCTGTCTTCGCCTGCACGCACCTTCAGCAAACAGCGCCTGACGCCGAATTGAAATCGGGTCATGACCCGAGGGAGGGCCAGGATTGACCGGAGGAACGATGGGGACGATCAGGGCTCGATGAGCTTGTTGCGCACGGCATAAAGGGCGAGTTCCACGCCCGA
This region of Microvirga mediterraneensis genomic DNA includes:
- a CDS encoding response regulator, with amino-acid sequence MSIDRPLRIMIVEDEALLLMELEMFLEGEGHQVVGTATSYPEAVDVSKEVHADLALVDIHLTDGPVGVELGRFITQNTGTAVVFMTANVKRIPDDFSGAIGVIAKPYTNAGLKAALHYLVSAVHSPPPKAVPPASLSLAPNFEEQWVAAKKPDE